From Desulfuromonas soudanensis, the proteins below share one genomic window:
- a CDS encoding (deoxy)nucleoside triphosphate pyrophosphohydrolase, protein MKHLHVTCAIIERDGLVLAAQRSAAMSLPLKWEFPGGKIDPGETPEECLRRELVEEMGVRVRVGESLPASTHRYPTFTVTLYPFVCSIEAGEIVLHEHAAVSWLPVGELRTLDWAEADLPVIESYIAVSVGVGGAVC, encoded by the coding sequence ATGAAACACCTTCACGTCACCTGCGCCATCATCGAACGGGACGGGCTTGTCCTGGCCGCCCAGCGCAGCGCCGCCATGAGCCTGCCCCTCAAGTGGGAGTTTCCCGGGGGGAAGATCGATCCGGGGGAGACTCCCGAGGAGTGTTTGAGGCGGGAGCTTGTGGAGGAGATGGGGGTTCGCGTTCGCGTGGGGGAGAGTTTGCCGGCCAGCACTCATCGGTATCCGACTTTTACCGTGACGCTTTATCCGTTTGTTTGTTCCATTGAAGCGGGGGAGATTGTTCTTCACGAGCATGCTGCGGTGAGTTGGCTGCCGGTGGGGGAGTTGCGTACTCTTGATTGGGCTGAGGCGGATTTGCCGGTGATTGAGTCATACATAGCGGTGAGTGTTGGGGTTGGTGGAGCTGTATGCTGA
- a CDS encoding diguanylate cyclase domain-containing protein, whose translation MSKSRAVISRTNHSINILLSGYFDELINTILVFEENENVREAMSLGEEAHRKILDQYKSILKANKNVRHIYSGYKNKLMLINDYPVDKGFDPTDRPWYRAAMASRPGTSIGLPYEDYMTGERLISTSRALRQAGGGYGGVVSIDCSVNRLVDLIAQQNEYETEYSFVMDLSGKMIVHPDPALLGKPIGEITAAYGEASKGDFDFRLGRREFLAHFSSLPSLGWIVVTVVERTEIFRPFISQALFLIGLTGLIAVFLGSLQSIVLSRRLSRPLLELGKKIKATIAGEEPGSGEYIYPNNEFGVMAWEIEQLAEKELNAKTRKLQASEEKHRLLIEHTLSAVAVHDIILDEGGKPVDYDFQSANPAFEIQTGLRVADILGRRATEVMPGNPTPPFLDIFGQVALTGGSVSFEEYCPPLGRHYFINAYRLGEGRFATVFMDITDRKEAEERIQKLVAQLETERDLAQSNSLTDSMTGLFNRRFFDTALRTEFSRHKRLGSHLSLIMLDVDHFKKFNDRYGHLAGDDCLRRIAEALKTVVERAPDIVARYGGEEFVALLPNTNSRGAALLAGRIREAVLRMCLSHADSETSEFVTISLGVATATDHLLTDEGELVALADQALYQAKTNGRNRIEVLTATL comes from the coding sequence TTGTCCAAGTCCCGCGCCGTCATCAGCCGGACAAATCATTCGATCAATATTCTACTTAGCGGTTATTTTGATGAATTAATTAACACCATTCTCGTGTTCGAGGAAAACGAGAATGTCAGGGAGGCCATGTCCCTTGGTGAAGAGGCTCATCGAAAAATCCTGGATCAATACAAATCGATCCTCAAAGCCAATAAAAACGTCAGACATATCTATTCCGGTTACAAAAACAAACTGATGCTGATCAACGACTACCCGGTCGATAAAGGCTTCGATCCGACCGACCGTCCCTGGTACCGGGCGGCCATGGCAAGCCGACCCGGGACGTCCATCGGTCTCCCCTACGAGGATTACATGACCGGGGAGCGGCTGATTTCCACCAGCCGGGCGCTCCGGCAGGCCGGGGGCGGATACGGCGGCGTCGTCAGCATCGACTGTTCCGTCAACCGGCTCGTCGACCTGATCGCCCAGCAGAACGAATACGAAACGGAATACAGTTTCGTCATGGACCTCTCGGGGAAAATGATCGTCCATCCCGACCCGGCGCTCCTCGGGAAACCGATCGGGGAGATAACGGCCGCCTACGGCGAGGCGAGCAAGGGGGATTTCGACTTCCGCCTCGGCCGCCGGGAGTTTCTCGCCCACTTCAGCTCCCTCCCCTCCCTCGGCTGGATCGTCGTGACCGTGGTGGAAAGGACGGAAATCTTCCGCCCCTTCATATCGCAGGCTCTTTTTCTCATCGGCCTGACCGGCCTCATCGCCGTCTTCCTGGGGTCTTTGCAGAGCATTGTCCTGAGCCGGCGTCTCTCCCGCCCGCTGCTGGAGCTGGGAAAAAAAATCAAGGCGACCATCGCCGGGGAAGAGCCGGGGTCCGGCGAATACATCTATCCGAACAACGAATTCGGTGTTATGGCCTGGGAAATCGAGCAGTTGGCGGAAAAGGAACTCAACGCCAAAACCCGGAAACTTCAGGCCAGCGAAGAGAAGCACCGTCTCCTCATCGAGCACACCCTTTCGGCCGTGGCCGTTCACGATATCATCCTGGACGAAGGCGGAAAGCCGGTCGATTACGATTTCCAGAGCGCCAACCCGGCCTTCGAAATCCAGACCGGGTTACGGGTGGCCGACATTCTGGGGCGCCGGGCCACCGAGGTCATGCCGGGCAACCCGACCCCCCCTTTTCTGGATATCTTCGGCCAGGTCGCCCTGACCGGCGGATCTGTCAGCTTCGAGGAGTATTGCCCGCCGCTCGGCCGGCACTATTTCATCAACGCCTATCGCCTGGGCGAGGGGCGCTTCGCCACCGTCTTCATGGACATTACCGACCGCAAGGAGGCGGAGGAGAGAATCCAGAAACTCGTCGCCCAGCTGGAAACCGAAAGGGATCTGGCCCAGAGCAATTCCCTGACGGACAGCATGACCGGACTGTTCAATCGCCGGTTTTTCGACACGGCGTTACGGACGGAATTTTCCCGGCACAAACGGTTGGGGTCGCACCTCTCCCTGATCATGCTCGACGTGGATCATTTCAAGAAATTTAACGACCGCTACGGTCATCTGGCCGGGGACGACTGCCTGCGCCGGATCGCCGAGGCCCTCAAGACCGTGGTCGAACGGGCCCCCGATATCGTCGCCCGCTACGGCGGCGAAGAGTTTGTCGCCCTCCTCCCCAATACCAACAGCCGGGGCGCCGCCCTCCTGGCCGGGCGCATCCGCGAAGCGGTGCTCAGGATGTGCCTCTCCCACGCCGACTCGGAGACGTCCGAGTTTGTCACCATCAGCCTCGGCGTGGCCACGGCGACGGATCATCTCCTGACGGATGAAGGGGAGCTCGTCGCCCTGGCCGACCAGGCGCTGTACCAGGCCAAGACGAACGGCCGCAACCGCATCGAGGTCCTGACCGCCACCCTTTAA
- a CDS encoding GNAT family N-acetyltransferase, giving the protein MLRIEDLGKDHDRKHFDCGEPALNTFLQTLARQQQEKGISKTFVLVDTAQPKIILGFFSLTACEVVAEDLPPALAKKYPARAPGAKLARLAIDRSRQRRGYGQILMIEAMKKALLVADNIGIIGFFVDAKGHAARVYYEQFGFISFRERPLEMFLPLATLRQVIEAAS; this is encoded by the coding sequence ATGCTGCGGATTGAGGACCTGGGGAAGGACCACGACCGAAAGCACTTCGATTGCGGAGAACCGGCTCTCAACACCTTTCTTCAGACCCTGGCCCGACAACAGCAGGAGAAGGGGATCTCGAAAACCTTCGTTCTTGTCGATACGGCTCAACCGAAAATCATTCTCGGTTTTTTCTCTCTGACAGCCTGCGAGGTGGTCGCCGAGGATTTGCCGCCGGCCCTGGCAAAGAAATACCCCGCCAGGGCGCCGGGGGCCAAACTGGCACGACTGGCCATCGATCGGAGCCGGCAGCGCCGGGGCTACGGGCAGATCCTTATGATCGAGGCCATGAAGAAGGCTCTGCTGGTTGCCGATAATATCGGCATCATCGGATTCTTTGTCGACGCCAAGGGGCACGCGGCCAGGGTTTATTACGAGCAGTTCGGCTTCATCTCTTTCCGCGAGCGGCCTCTGGAAATGTTCCTGCCGCTGGCCACCCTCCGCCAGGTGATCGAAGCCGCCTCATGA
- a CDS encoding PaaI family thioesterase: protein MQPATIDSINAIPLLVTLGIRITAFGPDFAEMEATVDERHLNYFGSAHGGLLATLVDTACFFPEPLLPAGRQVTTSQLTVNYLRPVSSGDRLVARSKILHLGRRTVHLDVSVRNQDGALVVHGTATLLDVTPAP from the coding sequence ATGCAACCGGCCACCATCGACAGCATCAACGCCATCCCCCTTCTGGTGACCCTCGGCATCCGCATCACCGCCTTCGGCCCCGACTTCGCCGAGATGGAGGCGACGGTGGACGAGCGTCACCTCAACTACTTCGGCAGCGCCCACGGCGGCCTCCTGGCCACCCTCGTCGATACCGCCTGCTTCTTCCCCGAACCCCTCCTCCCCGCCGGCCGCCAGGTGACGACCAGCCAGCTCACCGTCAACTACCTGCGCCCCGTATCCAGCGGCGACCGCCTGGTCGCCCGGTCGAAAATCCTCCACCTCGGACGGCGCACCGTCCACCTCGACGTCTCCGTCCGCAACCAGGACGGCGCCCTGGTCGTTCACGGCACCGCCACCCTCCTCGATGTCACACCGGCCCCCTGA
- a CDS encoding type II toxin-antitoxin system HicA family toxin: MNSQHRKTLLALFAQPVPANLEWRRIEALFLALGAEMVEGAGSRVAFVLHDRRADFHRPHPGKEAKRYQVRAAREFLEAAGVTL, encoded by the coding sequence ATGAACAGTCAGCATCGCAAAACGCTACTGGCGTTATTCGCCCAGCCCGTCCCGGCCAATCTGGAATGGCGGCGCATCGAGGCCCTGTTTCTTGCCCTTGGCGCAGAAATGGTCGAAGGGGCCGGGTCACGAGTGGCTTTCGTGCTCCATGACCGGCGGGCCGACTTTCATCGTCCGCATCCCGGCAAGGAAGCAAAACGTTACCAAGTGCGGGCGGCGCGGGAATTTCTCGAAGCTGCAGGAGTCACCTTATGA
- a CDS encoding DUF1778 domain-containing protein, with translation MAAKTERITTRVPENVHALLERAAGLLGSTMNQFVVQAAVDRAKQVVEDENIIRLSGESTRLFFETLENPPVPAAKLLEAARAHKERLNAAD, from the coding sequence ATGGCTGCAAAAACGGAACGGATCACCACCCGTGTCCCCGAGAATGTTCACGCCCTGCTGGAAAGGGCAGCGGGGCTTCTCGGATCGACCATGAACCAGTTCGTGGTCCAGGCGGCCGTCGATCGGGCGAAACAGGTCGTCGAGGATGAGAACATCATCCGGCTGAGCGGGGAATCGACCCGGTTGTTTTTCGAGACGCTGGAAAATCCTCCGGTGCCCGCCGCCAAACTGCTGGAAGCCGCCCGCGCTCATAAGGAACGGCTCAATGCTGCGGATTGA
- a CDS encoding putative signal transducing protein has translation MLIKLYSPDNEIELALIKSLLEGSDIPYYVQNDHFGSMYIGPQIRLFNRKMVMVPPAYEEGAKEVLADFLRNQEAGAETPAEPEQKTSIRDKFRMFMEVLLFFWVVPGKRWTGKKKRSDSESVGDE, from the coding sequence ATGCTGATCAAACTCTATTCGCCCGATAATGAAATCGAGCTGGCCCTGATCAAGAGCCTCCTTGAGGGGTCGGATATCCCCTATTACGTCCAGAACGATCATTTCGGGTCGATGTATATCGGGCCGCAGATCAGGCTCTTCAACCGGAAAATGGTCATGGTCCCCCCCGCATATGAGGAGGGGGCAAAAGAGGTCCTTGCCGACTTTTTGCGAAATCAGGAAGCCGGGGCTGAGACTCCGGCCGAACCGGAGCAGAAGACCTCGATCCGGGACAAATTCCGGATGTTTATGGAAGTTCTCCTTTTTTTCTGGGTCGTTCCCGGCAAAAGATGGACCGGGAAAAAGAAGCGTTCCGACTCCGAATCCGTCGGCGACGAATGA
- a CDS encoding type II toxin-antitoxin system HicB family antitoxin, with amino-acid sequence MSKPLTYNGYAAHVEFDAEDRLFVGRIAGIIDIVTFHGESVTELEQAFQAAVDDYLLMSEKLGRKPQKPCSGKLMLRIPPEVHAHAVMMAAAHGKSLNQWAADVLAKAE; translated from the coding sequence ATGAGCAAACCCCTTACCTATAACGGCTACGCGGCGCACGTCGAGTTTGACGCCGAAGATCGGTTGTTTGTCGGCCGCATCGCCGGGATCATCGACATCGTCACCTTTCACGGTGAATCGGTGACGGAGCTGGAGCAGGCATTTCAGGCTGCCGTCGACGATTACCTCCTTATGTCCGAGAAACTCGGACGCAAACCGCAAAAACCCTGCTCCGGCAAGCTTATGCTGCGCATCCCCCCGGAAGTCCATGCGCACGCGGTGATGATGGCCGCGGCGCACGGCAAGAGTCTGAACCAGTGGGCAGCGGATGTGCTGGCCAAAGCGGAGTAG